AGCTCTCGTCCTTTATAGCAGCTTTGCAACTCAGTGGCGGATGGAAAGGTGGTGTCACAAGTCTAATCTCTGTAGAGCAATACACTAGCGAAATTGCTTGAAGTTACAAAGCAACAGAAGTGGCTCATGTCTGATATCAGTCTTTGTTCCAACCAAAAGACTCAGGTTCAAGCTCCCATGTCTGCAAGTGTCAGCTCTGCTTAAGTGTCCTTGAGCCATACATATTGAGTCCTGATGAGCTCCAGGATCGTTGATCTGTAGCTGACATTGACCTCTGACCCGGGGGGAGATATAGGAATACTCTCACTGCAAGTATAATGAAAGGGGCAGATTATAGTCTCATTAAAGGTAATTCAGACATAATATATTTGAATGACTCAGGTTGAATTTATATGCCTTACAAGCACAAGAgaataagattatttttgactgatccCTGTGGAGAAATCTAGTCATTACAGCCGCCAGTAGCAACAGAAACCAAGAAAGACAGAATATACAAAACGTCACATCAGAGGATGTTTAGCTGTAATACACTCCCATTAGGCATTAGAAAGAGTATCCTGGATGAAGGGGAAACAGCTATGATTATGTACGATATGCACACTGCTATGCCGGTAAAACAAATTCATCGTTTTTCAACTTTGTTAAAATCGTGAAGCCTTGAAGATACTCTTTCAATTTGTAAAACCAAACCATATAACACTTTTCACTTTCACAGAAAGACCaatgaaagacattttcaaCGGGCGATTACAAGGAAGGTTACAGAAGTTAGTGTAACAGAAGAGACATGTTCTTTAGCTAATACTCTTCTGATACCGACTTGGACATCTTAGCTGTATATTAGAAATGTCCTTTGGTTAAGGTCTGCCTTCAGCCActtcttcactctctctctctctctctctttctctctctctctctttctctctctccctctctctctattacTCTTTCcgtttcttcctttctctcgcgctctctctgGAAGTTAAAGGACCAGTGGAGCCTTATTAGGATGCAGAGGAGGAAGGCTCTGCTGCAAATTGAAAACATATTGATTCTCCTCATGCTTGGAGGGAGAGGGGGCGAGAGACATAGGGAGGGAAGGAATGAGatggggaaagagagaaaaaaaaaaagagggggcgAGGGTGAGGAAAAAGGAGGGAATATTCCGTTGATGAAACAGAGAGGGCACAACAGTTGCCCAGCGCCTGTAGCAACTTGCACTGATGTCTggtctctgtcacacacacacacacacacaaacacacacatatgcatttttttcatATACTAAGATTACATCCCATGGGTTGAGGGCTCTATGGTCACCATGGCAACCGGGTCAGGGCAGCGATTGTGCACAtttgcatgagtgtgtgcgCGCCTTGTGCATGTGAGCGTTCTCTTAATACGTCCACGGTGAGCACATGCTGTCATGTCCAGCTGTGGTGGGGTGAGGCTGCGGGATGCCGATGAGAGAGGACAGCACATAACACGTACAGATGTGCTGACTGCACAGTTTCCATGGGAAcatgccccccacccccaccaccaccaacatATCCCTCCNNNNNNNNNNNNNNNNNNNNNNNNNNNNNNNNNNNNNNNNNNNNNNNNNNNNNNNNNNNNNNNNNNNNNNNNNNNNNNNNNNNNNNNNNNNNNNNNNNNNcacacacacacacacacatacacatacacatctggcattaaaatattaaagaaaaaaaataaaagcatttttctgcacacaaaataaTGCTTGCCCTATTTGTACAGTTGAAAGGTTGCATTGTCCGGGAATCGAACTAGTGCCCCtcggaaacactgatccaccaAAGCAAGGATGTTCTGAGAGGTCCCTCTACTGGCGTACTACTGTATTGCAATCAACTGTGTTTTTGAGTGGATATGGCGTGCACTTTGCAGCCCTGTACTTGATTAATAAAGAAGTTGGCTAAAAGCATTAAGATGAAAAAAGCATTAGATAAAAACGTCAGCAAATTATCAACTAAAACAGTTATACGTAAAGCTTTACCTAAATGTTTCAAATTCCCTGTCAAGACAATAAACAGGCTATAACATGATATATCATGATGTCATGATAATAGCATGGATTAAGGCTTGTATAAAACTACTGCTCATGCATTTGCACAGGCTATATATAAATACTGAATATCAAAATCTTAGATTATTGATGCTGTCTTTTGTGGTGTATTGTCGCCAATAAATGCATGCCATATAAATAAGTTGCCCACATATTGACAACAACGAATAGATtacaacatttattcatttactaaTTACTATTTACATTAGCATCCACAACTTGAGataatgaaaatggaaaatatagcAACGTTTCGTTTGAGAGCCTGCTGATTTACGACAGTTTCACAAACATACAGCCCACTCGCTTTACGGCACAGTGTGTTGCTCGCTAGGCACAGCCAGGCAGCTGTCAGAAGGTAAGTTACTAAAAATGACTCTTGACATTTTTGGTGCTACGGAATAACGTTAGgtgctttttttccctctcgTTATGTTCGGTAGTCTTGTAGTGTTGCCCTGTCATAAAGTCCCCGAAGCTTTACTCCCCGACTAACAATAACTAACCTTACTGCTAGCGCACATGCTAACGTAACGTTAAACACACTGCAAGGAACCGCTAGAAAGTAGAAACTATGAGATTTAAGAGGTTAATACAAAGTGTACTTTTCGCATTTGCATTATCCTGGGGTGAAAATATCTGCCTCTTTATCTTAAGAAATTAAGTAAAGTAAATGAGTGAAGAAGACTGACTGCGTATTGCTAACGTACGTTAGCTACCCTGTGCACAGGTAACAGGGTAGCTAGTAACGTACGTATTGACATAGTTGGTGCTACGTAGCACCAACTATGTCAATACGCTGGCTGGCCACAGTGATCAGTGGTGGAAAGAAACTCAAATATTAATCAGTCAATTTTGTTTCGTCACATAAAATTGTACTAGAGAAAGCGCCTTTTTTAAGCTGCTATTTACACTtatacatgatttttttatctattttttgggcattttaggcctttaattgacagaacagttgaagatatgaaaggggagagagagggggagtgacatgcagcaaagggccgcaggctggattcgaacccgggccggctgcgtcgaggagtgaacctctatatatgggcatccactctaccaactgagctacgtGGGTGCCCACTTGTGCATGATTTATCATAGAGCAGAATGTGTCCGTCAGATCGGCACACATAAGAGTCAGCCTGTGTAATGCCATAGGCTACAGTTTTGATGTTAGTGACGAACAGAATGTTATTATAttctaataatataattattattctaGAGGTTTTGAGAAAACATGGTCTGTTCTTTAACCCTTCTGTTATCCTCGGGTTAgatttgacccatttaaaacaagtttctAAATCGgtaatttgggtttctttcaaccaaactgTCAAGCTTAgtttggaggctgcgcagtaatctcagccatcaccggaaagtgcttttaatatccttcactggtctccgacAAGAGcaacaggatctgttggtccatttcttttactgtctattCTGTATACTCCAACGTGGGGTCAGTTTCAAAattgggtaaaccccgcccactatGCCACCGATTGGATGTCGTCCTGTAGCtcagtctggaaacctgcacgtttaattctcctgcttcagttcacattTTTGCGGGaaacaatcacaaactggctaaTGCACCTGGcaggtttaacacgatgacgatagagaagcgaccaagcatcttcttgtttacattcaacatggcggTCACAGAAGCGCAGTAACCTGTTGATGCTGCTGTCGCCTCTACGTCACCGGATGGTTGGTCTGACTGGTTGAAGGACTCATTGTGTACAAAGTCATGAACTATGCTCGTTGGTCATGCTTCTTgtgcaaagaaaatacagactcctacagaccaatgctcaatctcaaatctattgagtaTTGGTCTAGTGATACCTAGAATaagtcagtttcagcaaatatgacagaaagttagtttacCTACGGCATCTTTAAGTTAAGAATCTGCGTACTTCCTTCGCCACTGTGGCTGGCTGACCGGTATGTTTTTGACCCGCTCAGGCAATGCACATTGGACTGCCCAGTGCAGAGACACTGCAAGGTGGCTCCTTCAAAGCTTTGGCTGGGGTGAGTGTTATTTTCCTTGATGCTCCACGCTGTATGCAGATGTCTCTAAATAACACACTTGGGATTGTTCTGTCCAGGTCTGTTAAACATTCATGCCTATGCTCTAATGAATTTTTGGAGACCTTGttgccagtggtggaagaagtattcagatcttttacttgaCTGAAAGTACTAATATCACACTGCAGTATtatgttacaagtaaaagtcatgcattgaaaatgttacttaactaaaagtatgtaagtgtcatcaataaaatgaacttaaatgcaaaaacaaaagagtaaaATGCTCAGATTTAGAAACTGTAAAccatccaaacagttctgtgattagtggtctaatcatttcaccTGGACATGCAGGCCGttatactgttgggtagtttttttttttaagtaactaaTGACTATAGCTTTTAGAtttatgtagtggagtaaaaagtacaacatttcccTCTAAAATGgagtagaagaaaaaagtttaatgaaataaaaaagactcaagtaaagcaCAAATACCTCAAATATGTACACAAGTACATGTAactaagtaaatgtacttactaaataaatgtacttagttacatgcATGACTGCTTGTTGACTGCTTGTTGCCAGGTAGGTTGGGTCTCATCGTCatcctccttttctcctcccAGACGGTGCTCCTGAGTGTGTTTATGTTCCCTCTGCTGAGGACCGTTGGACTGAGGGCCTTCTCCATGGCGTCTGAGACGTACATGTCGGGTACACACTCTGCAGCCTTTGTCACATGTCCCAACGACACAGTGGCTAAAGACTTGGCCAGGTGATACAATCAGCCACATCCTAAAGGGTgactgccttttcttttttcaacctgaacgctattttcctatttttatttgtgtggcCGTGACTGATACAAACTAAAGTCTTTAAAATTGGTCCATTATCAAGTGTGAACGCTGTAACAGACAGCCACAGACTGGACTGCAATGTAAGcctatggggcaaatgtgcatcgtcaattttgctttattttgcgTTGGAATGcgtagattatttttttaagtgtctgacaacataatGGTTCCCTTCAGAGACGGGCCCTTTTACAAACCTATTTATAACCTTTTCTATTTAACCACTAACTACTTTGAGGTcactagcgctaaacccaccagactccatttaaaaaaacaatacttttagtgtGGATAGAGCCTAGTGTTGTTTTTGGTGGCCTGTTCTCGTTATATTTTAGTCTAGTCTTTAGTCTAGACTAGTTCTAGTCAAGCTGTGATTTTAGTTGTTAGTAGTTTTAGTTACGTTCATGCTGTTTTAAGGCAAGGAAGGTTTTGGCTGACTAAGAGTTTAGTCTTATTTTAGAAATTTCCATGACTATTTTAGTCGATAAAATTGATgacatttagtttagttttagtcaatgaaaattgtattttagtttctttttagtATTGCAATTATATTAGTATAGACAAAGCCAAAATGTTGGCCAACAAAGGATGCTTAGGACAGATGGAGTCAGTAGGCAGGTAGGAActaagaatacacacacatgcacacgctaGTAACACACgtttgtctctgttgttttcaGCTCCCGTGGCTAACGTCTAaagcaaatgttaaaatgagaCACATTATCCACAGCCTCGTGAGTTGGAATGAGCGTTCTAAAATAGGAAGTAACGTTACGTTAATGTCTTGACTTTCCTCTACTTCATCATGGAATGGCTTGAGATGTCTCCTaaggtttgttgtgttttttcctgtaaTATTGTGGCCGCATTTCTCCCCATCTTTTTCCACAGCACATTCCGTTTTCTTTTCCACTTCTATGTAATGCAAATCTTTCcaaatttgtattctttttctCCCAAAGATGAACTCCGGCTGGCCAGCCACggcctctttctctgtgtcagacttcattttgtttgttcGTTTACGCTTGTCTCCTCTCTAACACTCACCGCTGCGTCTTAACATCAAAATAACGTTATAACATTTTGTCTCGTCACGTTTTGctcaatgaaaataaagacattttagcatagtttatattttgtaacccacatttagtcacatttttatttgtcaacaATATTTCATCATACATTTAATTATAGTCATCGTCACATGACTAGCATTCACTTTGCGTCTCCTCTTGTTTTCTTCACGTGATAAAGGTTCGTTGACGCCAATTTTAGTGATAATTTTTGTTGACGAAAACAACACTAATAAAGCCAACATATTTCCACGTGTAGATTggtaaaatatgtctttatttcaaccaaaactaaagttgtgatggttggaaaactggaaagatgacccaaaacggcttttcatagtttaagGTTGTTTCTGTCGACTCTGAATGAAGTGCATTTTATGATGCcaaaaattctgtttatttacatacaTAGTATTTAGCTTTAGCAAACACAATTTCGTGGAAGTTTGTCATGTTTAAAAGAAGGATCTAACTTAATAACaaaaaggttgacctccttagaaatcctctCCATAATGTTGTCGGACACAATATTAATCGGAGCCTGTCAGAGGCACTTTTGTGTCCTACTAACTTTCACtgcagcttgttttgccgctgctgcagcgatcttgctagacactggaccaatgtcaaagattgttgttcccatcagtcacttagataCAAAAAAACGCAGGAAAATAGGgcccaggttgaaaaaaaaaagcagtagttacccttttaaTTCTGTtctagaaatgttttttttttttaaacatgattacagaaaaaaagatcaagTAAACCTAATGCAACTCTTTTCTTGACGTTTCTCGCCGGACGTAATGAAAATAAGACATCCTGTTGGATTGAACAAGTTTAGCTCACACTCACATCATCACCCTACagaacaaatgtttattttcatttctgccATTCAGTCAACACCATTCAGCATTCTTGCCAGTTCTTTCATACATATTAATGTGTGGCTGATTCATCATTTTTCTTCTATCTTACAGGGGTATTGTGGAAAGGAAACTCGCTGCGTGCGTCAACATTGTCCCAGCAATCACGTCCATGTGAGTTCTGAGACGGCTGCTTTTCAGTGTCCTGCCATACcgagttgtttgtgttttcaataTGTACAGGATGTTTTTGCTTAATGACGGGCTGTAAatgaagttttttgtttttgttttcaggcAAACAAAATATGGATGACTCACAATGATATTTCAGATGACAAATTACTTCTCATTTTTTTCCAGATATGAATGGCAGGGTAAGATTGAGGAGGACAATGAGGTGCTGCTGGTGAGTGTTAAGGACTAAATGTAATATTTCAGgctgtttaaaatgtcactctAAATGCAGCTGAATCCTATTTTCTACAACACAAGGTAAATTGCTATCCCTGCTACCATTACTTAACCGCATGGTGTATGCTCCCTGTTGTCCTCCGGGTCGAAAACCACCCGCCTTCACTAAAGCCCTAAAATAAAGCAGCTTAATTGAGTTTCTGATGAACAAAACAACTTGTCATTGATGACAGAGTGTGTCAATGTATGGGTTATCCTATTCACATTGCAAAAAGACTGCATTTAGTCAATTGAGACACCACTTGTCTTATGACAACACAGCTGTCATAATTAGGGGTGACATGGTTGAATAAACATCCGAACTGTTCGGTTTGCTTGTCTCGGTTAGGAGTGTGTTCGTCGCACTGTTCGACACACGTGCAATGGAGCCTCGTGTGATTCCTTTTCGCGCAAAAAAACAGGTGTGGACAAgctaccaacaaaacgtacagcaaaagacggtgcaaaacatttcagaccttCCTGCTAACCTGTGTACATtgtaacatcaatgtacgctttGACGATTTTCGCTGAAatgtgctgctgtttcaatcctgttggCTCTCTGGATTGGACGGGACTGCTGCTCAGTTTCCCCCCCgcaactgacacacacacacacacacacacacacacacacacacacacacacacacagtggatgcGCAGGAAATACAAAAGATGAGaagtacaggatgacctaaattgaggacagctagcCTCGTTATTGCCAGTGCAAAGTTAAAGTCCagtaagtcctttatcaaaccgaAGGAATGTTTGTCCCAGTCCAGGTTTGGAAATTAATTAACAATCTAAGGATCCACTAGCCCCTGACAGACATGTTccaatttgattcatttaataaattattattttttgtcttaaatccaccagccattttcatattataccaacattctCAGCATCGTGGGCCTTTTTGGGAAGGTTCCTAGGAAATCTCAGCctagagtagttttattctccccaaaacaagtttcattGGCAGTTTGATAAATGCAAGTTATTTCAGTATACATTCTGTAATATTGTGCTAAAAAGTTCCTGTAGATGGCAATACACATTCTCAAatttttgccaaataaatgaaaagcttgTTGAAATCATCAATGTCCTCCCTCTTGCTGTAGCTACACCACATCTAGCTTTCCCCAGAAGTGGTCCCAATAATGTCAAAAGTCAAATCTAATTCAGTTTGTGCATGATTACATGATATAACTAGTTTTTAAGAACCGCACAGAACCAACAACCATGATAGGAACCGAACTGTTGGTTTTTTACACCGTGTCACCCTAGTCATAATGGTTTCTTCACTGAagagaaaatgtattacaatttattttaaggtACTGCATGTGTGGCAACAATATCTTTTATGAATAGATAGTATTTGTTTATCTCTGCATCCCAAATACTGGATGCAACCTTGTCTCGGGGCCTGTAAACGCCTGCTAAGATGAGGCTTACATGGAAATGTGAATAAAggcatatttaaatgttttagcacTTTCTGTGCCGGTAAAATTAGGTGGGTCATTTCTGACCTGAAGGGTTAAATACTATTATTCCTGCAACGATAACTGTAACCATTACTGCTGCTTCTGTTATTTCTACTACATGTATTACCGTTACAGTGTAGTACTAACTGCTGCAGATAGAATTACGGCTAAAACTCAACCATCAGTTAGACAGAGGTATGGCCGGGATTTTATCAATACCATTGTTAATACAATACTGCTTATTGACAATGATAATTAGCAATAACTTCATTGCAACTTCTTTAGAATGTTGGAGTAAAAAAATTgtggagtgagagagagggcaaACAATTTTGGGACATGCTAGACTCAGAAAAGGtggatttaataataataaaatcattagGTGTGTGAGGAAGCCTGCGGAGCTCACACAGCGTCTCTCCCCTGTTTAGATGATTAAAACAAGAAGTTCCAAGGTGCCGGCTCTCGCTGAATACGTCCGGTAAGTCAGGTTTTAAAACTCGACAGAGAAAACTCTTTGCACCAGCCTAACTCTGCCAGGAACATTTTGTTGCTCCATTATCTGCCGTGACTCATGCAGTCAAAGAGCCCGGCTTTAATTACTCCTGTTTATAGGAACTGCATGCCAGTCTGTGCACTCAGTTGACTCATAACTGCTCATCATCCTCCCAGCTCCAACCATCCTTACGAGGTGGCCGAGGTCATCAGTCTGCCCATTGACCAAGGCAACCCACCCTACCTCAAGTGGATAGGACAAGTTGTCCCTGAGTAAGGATGGACCGCTGGACAAGTGGATGAATGAATTCCTGTACGGATGTAAAACTGAATCTGAAAAACACTTACTATTTCCCTCAGAGAGACATCAAGACACTATCCAAATcagtaatgttattattaaCTGCACAAGACCAAGAGTTCTAAGATGAGACAAATAAGTAACACAAAAGATCAAAACTATGATGTTATCTTAAATATGTTTAAGATAACTGTGTTCCAGTCATTATTTGAGTCATGTGGTaatatttttcccttttcagtATGTTTACCTCTAGAGGGCAGACTTGGTCTTTTGAATTCCAAAGTTAGCCAGGTGCAGAATAAACTGCTACAGCTTTGACTTGTTTGAATATGCCACTATAAAGTTTAAACATCAGTTGGATTTCTTGTTTCATTTGTGAAAGATGCATGTTTGCAATAAAGTGGAGgatctgttttttaatttgaagtctTTCTTGGTGAACAACGTACAGTCAACCATTacaaacatgtactgtagtgtATACCTGTACACACTATGTGCATTAGTTCAAGTGACACAATTTCAGACAACATCAAGTTTTATTGTGGGACAAAAAGATTCATATACAAATATCATCCGTTGAGCAGCATGGTATCCCATGATATTTAGGGACTCTAAAATACCCGTAGCAATAATGTGAGTGTCAACGgttgtctgtttatgtgtgccTCTTGCACAATATCAGTTGGGATTGGCTCCTGCTCCCTTGCTACCCCCTAAATGGATAAGCTGCTATAGCTAAGGGATGGGTGTATGGGAAATCATCTGTAAACATTAAATTAGCCCCCTCTCATCACATTACACCTGGCTTGTGTACTTTACCAAAGCTCTGACATCATCGCTGATAATACATCTTAATGGCAACACTGATCATAGGTAAAAGGCTCTAGTGATACAACCTGCCTTTTGGGGATTTCACTGAAATCTGTAAGACTTaaataagacagaaaaataTAGAGTTCACAATTcactacaacacacaccaggACTATTTTGCCCAATCATCATTAGCAATTAATTAGCTTTACACTGACCGTATTAAAATAGTAACTATGAGCATAAAGCAGCGACACACAACACTTTACATGAATGCACCAGGTATACACACGCTCTAACAAGAAAAATGTCTcctttcaaattttaaaaaggatttaatgaacaaatacaaacatgatCGTCTGTTTTCTACACAAGGTGTGCAGTTTTTCCACTAACATATTTCAGATTTGATGGCAAACGTATCTCCCTTAAAGTTCCAGTAACACAGAAAAATAGTCTTTAGACCTTTAAAACGTCTGAAACCTAGGAGGGCGCAGGCACTATTTTTTTGTGCTGCCCATCTTGGTTAGTAAGCTGAAGCAAGTTGTCAGTTACAGTGGACCTTAATACTGGAGAGGTGCAGCGACTGAGTTACATCTGTCCTCAGGTATAGTATAGAATTTCTTACACAACAGCTCAATATAAGCACTAAACAATAGacactaaaatatgtttttgaaaaaagaaaaaactacaatttACCTTTTAGGgctgtttttgtaaaagtaaaCACACTTTTTGATTTCACAGTGGGTCATTAGTTGTGTTACCTCCCACTGGGATATGATTCATACAGTGCATTAGACATTTCAGCTAAAAACCCCAGtccttttaaacattattattgaataaagaaatataaaaaaaattaattaataaaaaaaattaataaatatatatgattcTAGAATGAGTCACTGTAGCCCTCACCAACCATACATACAGGGTAACATCAATCATGAATGACCTTTTTGGTGTAACACCAGGGCTTTTGTCAGTTTTAAGGAGGACCATACAATTCCAGTAGGCAACACAGTTTCAAGTTCAAGATTAAGTTgcaacaaaataatcaaaaataaaatgttaatatatttacCATAGAggtgtttctgcatgtatgcAGACTACTTCCAACAATACCTCCCAACTGTACTGCACAATACTTGCAGCCAGTGATACAGATCAGATATTTAAATTTCTTATTCCAACTATTTCCATTTGCTTTCAATCCAACATGGTTAACATACCTACTTTCATATTTTGTCTGTCACATTATTTTACCATACTTGCACCGTGGCAAAAATAGTTGCACTTATTGGCAGACTATTACATAATGCAAATTTCCATcagggggggaaaaagaactGACCCCAACTTCCAAGATTTGCACACATTTGTAGAGTAATCACTCCACATGATCTAACACTGAGCCTGTTGTCTGTAGTTTGTAATATTCACAGCCATTTCAAATATGTGAGAAATTATACAAATGGCATCTTTGGTGAAAAAAGTCCACATAATTAATGTAATCTGTTACAGATAACTGATTTCAAGCACTTTGCTATCTTCCAAGCATTTTTCCGGTTGTGACATGCTGTCTTTGCTTTTGCTGGCCATAGAGGACGCTACCTTAGCAGGATCAAAGCCCGGGCCTTTCTCAGCCAAATCTCCATCTTTGGAACTCTGACTTGGCTCCGGTTCAGGTTCGCCTTTCTGCACAACCTGTGTCTTTGAGACCTCTGTTATGTCACTTTGGTTtccattttgtgattttttgcacatttcacTCATCTGTAtgtttcctcctcctgttcCATTGATTTCCTCATCTTCTTTTTCACCACAATCCTTCCTAGGTACATTTATGACTCCTTCACATATGTTATGTGCTTGGAGCACAATGCCGCCCCACTCTTCTGTTGGTCGCTGTACCTCAGTGCCGGCCCTGTCGTTGTTCTTCACCCTGCGTGAAGTGCCACACAGGGCTTTCCTGAAGCCTCTCTTGAAGTTGTCAGATAGAAATCCGTACAGTATGGGATTGGCACAGCTGTTCGCATAG
The sequence above is drawn from the Etheostoma cragini isolate CJK2018 chromosome 2, CSU_Ecrag_1.0, whole genome shotgun sequence genome and encodes:
- the LOC117952611 gene encoding protein CutA homolog isoform X1, with protein sequence MHIGLPSAETLQGGSFKALAGTVLLSVFMFPLLRTVGLRAFSMASETYMSGTHSAAFVTCPNDTVAKDLARGIVERKLAACVNIVPAITSIYEWQGKIEEDNEVLLMIKTRSSKVPALAEYVRSNHPYEVAEVISLPIDQGNPPYLKWIGQVVPE
- the LOC117952611 gene encoding protein CutA homolog isoform X2, whose translation is MFPLLRTVGLRAFSMASETYMSGTHSAAFVTCPNDTVAKDLARGIVERKLAACVNIVPAITSIYEWQGKIEEDNEVLLMIKTRSSKVPALAEYVRSNHPYEVAEVISLPIDQGNPPYLKWIGQVVPE